In Xanthomonas theicola, a single genomic region encodes these proteins:
- the dusB gene encoding tRNA dihydrouridine synthase DusB → MRIGPYTIEPNVILAPMAGVTDKPFRLLCKRLGAGLAVSEMTISDPRFWQTRKSLQRMDHAGEPDPVSVQIAGTEPRQLAEAARYNADRGAQLIDINMGCPAKKVCNAWAGSALMRDEALVARILSAVVQASPVPVTLKIRSGWDCDHRNGPAIARIAEDCGIAALAVHGRTRDQHYRGQAEYATIARIKAALRIPVIANGDIDSPHKAAQVLAATGADAVMVGRAAQGRPWIFGEIAHYLAHGTVQPAPSLTFVRDTLLGHLHALHDFYGEAQGVRIARKHLGWYAKDRPENAAFCTVVNRAESAQAQLALTADYFDRLMENAAPPQAA, encoded by the coding sequence ATGCGCATCGGCCCCTACACGATTGAACCGAACGTGATCCTGGCGCCGATGGCCGGGGTCACCGACAAGCCGTTCCGGCTGCTGTGCAAGCGCCTGGGCGCCGGTCTGGCGGTGTCGGAAATGACCATTTCCGACCCGCGTTTCTGGCAGACCCGCAAGTCGCTGCAACGCATGGACCACGCCGGCGAACCGGACCCGGTCAGCGTGCAGATCGCCGGCACCGAACCGCGGCAGCTGGCCGAAGCGGCGCGCTACAACGCCGACCGCGGCGCGCAGCTGATCGACATCAACATGGGGTGCCCGGCGAAGAAGGTGTGCAATGCCTGGGCCGGCTCGGCGCTGATGCGCGACGAGGCGCTGGTGGCGCGCATCCTGAGCGCGGTGGTGCAGGCCTCGCCGGTGCCGGTGACGCTGAAGATCCGCAGCGGCTGGGACTGCGACCACCGCAATGGCCCGGCCATCGCGCGCATCGCCGAGGACTGCGGCATCGCCGCGCTGGCGGTGCATGGGCGCACCCGCGACCAGCACTACCGCGGCCAGGCCGAGTACGCGACGATCGCGCGGATCAAGGCCGCGCTGCGCATCCCGGTGATCGCCAACGGCGACATCGATTCGCCGCACAAGGCCGCGCAGGTGCTGGCGGCGACCGGCGCCGATGCGGTGATGGTCGGCCGCGCGGCGCAGGGCCGCCCGTGGATCTTCGGCGAGATCGCGCATTACCTCGCCCACGGCACCGTGCAGCCGGCGCCGTCGCTGACGTTCGTGCGCGACACCCTGCTCGGCCACCTGCACGCCCTGCACGATTTCTATGGCGAGGCGCAGGGCGTGCGCATCGCGCGCAAGCACCTGGGTTGGTACGCCAAGGACCGGCCGGAGAACGCCGCATTCTGCACCGTGGTCAACCGCGCCGAGAGCGCGCAGGCGCAACTGGCGCTGACCGCCGACTATTTCGACAGGCTGATGGAAAACGCGGCGCCGCCGCAGGCCGCCTGA
- a CDS encoding ribokinase: protein MSSIIVVGSFNVDHIWRCETLPAPGATIAGRYSTGPGGKGFNQAVAAARAGAAATFVCALGDDAGGAMARALAAQDGIDLAAEASTEPTGTGGIYVDGHGRNTIVIGAGANAALSLDFVQAQRALLGAARVLLAQLESPIETIEGALALARETGLTTVLNAAPANAQTSIGLLKLADVLTPNETEFAALLARHVGERVDADDVAATDGGSLHALCRKLLPGGTVVVTLGAVGAFISHPDERLRGDAQPYYRIGAEAAHTVDTTGAGDAFNGALAASLAQSPNAGFASHVRFANHYAARSTEAEGAAASMPRLVPDIN from the coding sequence ATGAGTTCGATCATCGTCGTCGGTTCGTTCAATGTCGATCACATCTGGCGCTGCGAAACCCTGCCCGCCCCGGGCGCGACCATCGCCGGGCGCTACAGCACCGGCCCCGGCGGCAAGGGCTTCAACCAGGCGGTGGCGGCGGCGCGCGCCGGCGCCGCCGCCACCTTCGTCTGCGCGCTCGGCGACGACGCCGGCGGCGCGATGGCGCGCGCGCTGGCGGCGCAGGACGGCATCGACCTGGCCGCCGAGGCCAGCACCGAACCGACCGGCACCGGCGGCATCTACGTCGATGGCCACGGCCGCAACACCATCGTCATCGGCGCCGGCGCCAACGCCGCGCTGAGCCTGGACTTCGTGCAGGCGCAGCGCGCGCTGCTGGGCGCGGCGCGGGTCCTGCTGGCCCAGTTGGAGTCGCCGATCGAGACCATCGAGGGCGCCCTGGCGCTGGCACGCGAGACCGGCCTGACCACGGTGCTCAATGCCGCGCCGGCGAATGCGCAGACCAGCATCGGCCTGCTCAAGCTGGCCGACGTGCTGACCCCGAACGAAACCGAGTTCGCCGCGCTGCTGGCGCGCCACGTCGGCGAGCGCGTGGACGCCGACGACGTCGCCGCCACCGACGGCGGCAGCCTGCACGCGCTGTGCCGCAAGCTGTTGCCCGGCGGCACCGTGGTGGTGACGCTGGGCGCGGTTGGCGCGTTCATCTCGCACCCCGACGAGCGCCTGCGCGGCGATGCCCAACCCTACTACCGCATCGGCGCCGAAGCGGCGCACACCGTGGACACCACCGGCGCCGGCGATGCGTTCAACGGCGCGCTGGCGGCCTCGCTGGCGCAATCGCCGAACGCCGGCTTCGCCAGCCACGTGCGCTTCGCCAACCACTACGCGGCGCGTTCGACCGAGGCCGAAGGCGCCGCGGCGTCGATGCCGCGGCTGGTGCCGGACATCAACTGA
- a CDS encoding NupC/NupG family nucleoside CNT transporter, whose translation MVEGFGRIGFGLFGLAVLIGITWLFSSNKRAVDWKLVATGLILQIGFASLVLLVPGGRQVFDWLGQLFVKVLSFVNAGSGFIFGSLLDANTYGFIFAFQVLPTIIFFSALMGVLYHLGVMQAVVRTMAWAITKVMRVSGAETTSVCASVFIGQTEAPLTVRPYIPKMTESELLTMMIGGMAHIAGGVLAAYVGMLGGTDPVEQAFYAKHLLAASIMAAPATLVVAKLLLPETGTPLTRGTVKLEVEKTTSNLIDAAAAGAGDGLRLALNIGAMLLAFIALIALVNAPLTWIGEVTGLAAAIGRPTNLSTIFGYVLAPIAWVIGTPWADATTVGSLIGQKVVINEFVAYSELAQIVKGQVPGMRLSDEGRLIATYALCGFANFSSIAIQIGGIGGLAPERRHDLARFGLRAVLGGSIATFMTATIAGVLSHFG comes from the coding sequence ATGGTCGAAGGTTTCGGAAGGATCGGCTTCGGCCTGTTCGGCTTGGCGGTGCTGATCGGGATCACCTGGCTGTTCTCGAGCAACAAGCGCGCGGTCGATTGGAAGCTGGTCGCGACCGGCCTGATCCTGCAGATCGGCTTCGCCTCGCTGGTGCTGCTGGTGCCGGGCGGGCGCCAGGTCTTCGACTGGCTGGGGCAGCTGTTCGTAAAGGTGCTGAGCTTCGTCAACGCAGGTTCCGGCTTCATCTTCGGCAGCCTGCTGGACGCCAACACCTACGGCTTCATCTTCGCCTTCCAGGTGCTGCCGACGATCATCTTCTTCTCCGCGCTGATGGGCGTGCTCTACCACCTGGGCGTGATGCAAGCGGTGGTGCGGACGATGGCCTGGGCGATCACCAAGGTGATGCGCGTGTCCGGCGCGGAAACCACCAGCGTCTGCGCCAGCGTGTTCATCGGCCAGACCGAGGCGCCGCTGACGGTGCGCCCGTACATCCCGAAGATGACCGAGTCCGAACTGCTGACGATGATGATCGGCGGCATGGCGCACATCGCCGGCGGCGTGCTGGCCGCCTACGTGGGCATGCTCGGCGGCACCGATCCGGTGGAACAGGCGTTCTACGCCAAGCACTTGCTGGCGGCGAGCATCATGGCCGCGCCGGCCACGCTGGTGGTGGCCAAGCTGCTGCTCCCGGAGACCGGCACGCCGCTGACCCGCGGCACGGTCAAGCTGGAAGTGGAGAAGACCACCAGCAACCTCATCGACGCCGCTGCCGCCGGCGCCGGCGATGGCCTGCGCCTGGCGCTGAACATCGGCGCGATGCTGCTGGCCTTCATCGCGCTGATCGCGCTGGTCAACGCGCCGCTGACCTGGATCGGCGAGGTCACCGGCCTGGCCGCGGCGATCGGCCGCCCGACCAACCTGTCGACCATCTTCGGCTACGTGCTGGCGCCGATCGCCTGGGTGATCGGCACGCCGTGGGCAGATGCGACCACGGTCGGTTCGCTGATCGGGCAGAAAGTCGTCATCAACGAATTCGTCGCCTACAGCGAACTGGCGCAGATCGTCAAAGGCCAGGTCCCGGGCATGCGCCTGAGCGACGAAGGCCGGCTGATCGCCACCTATGCGCTGTGCGGCTTCGCCAACTTCAGCTCGATCGCGATCCAGATCGGCGGCATCGGCGGCCTGGCCCCGGAGCGCCGTCACGACCTGGCGCGGTTCGGCCTGCGCGCGGTGCTGGGCGGTTCGATCGCCACCTTCATGACCGCCACCATCGCCGGCGTGCTGTCGCACTTCGGCTGA
- a CDS encoding aldo/keto reductase, translating into MHYRRLGATGLQLSALSFGAWINFGGQIGRDEARNLIAAAWDHGVNFFDNAEVYAQGRAEQVMGDVIADLRLPRDGYCVSSKVYFGAVATPRPTQRGLSRKHVTDACHAALKRLRVDYLDLYYCHRPDADTPVEETVRAMDALVRQGKVLYWGTSEWPAERIGEAARVAQALGLQGPSMEQPQYNLLHRQRVEQEYAPLYAELGLGATIWSPLASGLLTGKYNDGIDPASRLGQASNAWLHDEVIGPPAQRRVERARRFTALAAAQGVAPAALAIAWCLRNPHVSTVILGASRVAQLLENLDALQLGAREDPAWWAQVEAAVA; encoded by the coding sequence ATGCACTACCGTCGCCTCGGCGCCACCGGATTGCAGCTGTCGGCGCTGTCGTTCGGCGCCTGGATCAACTTCGGCGGGCAGATCGGCCGCGACGAAGCGCGCAACCTGATCGCCGCCGCCTGGGACCACGGGGTCAACTTCTTCGACAACGCCGAGGTCTACGCGCAGGGCCGCGCCGAGCAGGTGATGGGCGATGTGATCGCCGACCTGCGGCTGCCGCGCGATGGCTATTGCGTGTCCAGCAAGGTGTACTTCGGCGCGGTCGCCACGCCGCGTCCGACCCAGCGCGGGCTGTCGCGCAAGCACGTCACCGATGCCTGCCATGCCGCGCTGAAGCGGCTGCGGGTGGACTATCTGGACCTGTACTACTGCCATCGCCCCGATGCCGACACACCGGTGGAGGAAACCGTGCGTGCGATGGACGCGCTGGTCCGCCAGGGCAAGGTGCTGTACTGGGGCACCTCCGAGTGGCCGGCCGAACGCATCGGCGAGGCGGCGCGGGTGGCGCAGGCGCTCGGCCTGCAGGGGCCGTCGATGGAGCAGCCGCAGTACAACCTGCTGCACCGCCAGCGCGTGGAGCAGGAATACGCACCGCTGTACGCCGAACTCGGCCTGGGCGCCACGATCTGGTCGCCGCTGGCCTCGGGCCTGCTGACCGGCAAGTACAACGACGGCATCGACCCGGCATCGCGGCTGGGCCAGGCGAGCAACGCCTGGCTGCACGACGAGGTGATCGGGCCGCCGGCGCAGCGCCGCGTGGAACGCGCGCGCCGCTTCACCGCATTGGCTGCCGCGCAGGGCGTGGCGCCGGCGGCGCTGGCGATCGCCTGGTGTCTGCGCAACCCGCACGTGTCCACGGTGATCCTCGGCGCCAGTCGCGTCGCCCAGTTGCTGGAGAACCTTGATGCGCTGCAACTGGGCGCGCGCGAGGACCCGGCGTGGTGGGCGCAGGTCGAGGCTGCGGTGGCCTGA
- the hemP gene encoding hemin uptake protein HemP: MTDQPVLLRHPETLSLRGRALPRAVPAEETIGSEALLKGRREVLIQHGDRVYRLRHTSNDKLILTK, from the coding sequence ATGACCGATCAACCCGTCCTGTTGCGTCACCCCGAAACCCTGAGCCTGCGCGGGCGCGCGCTGCCGCGCGCGGTCCCGGCCGAAGAGACGATCGGCAGCGAGGCGCTGCTGAAAGGGCGCCGCGAGGTGCTGATCCAGCACGGCGACCGCGTCTACCGCCTGCGCCATACCAGCAACGACAAGTTGATCCTGACCAAGTGA
- a CDS encoding TonB-dependent hemoglobin/transferrin/lactoferrin family receptor — MIRTAPLTGALWLALAGCAHAAPAADAGSSATPRDFDRLQVTATRTQRAIVEVPSSVDVIDREQMDRELVYDLKDLLRYTPGVSVTGNSGRFSGIGGIRIRGLDGNRVLIQTDGIPVADTFSFGGYLNANRNLVDMETLKRVEIVRGPASAMYGSDALGGVVAYVTKDPADYLAPGKDSYVGLKFGYESEWDGLSAGALVAFGGERWSGMAAVSHRQGQETENQSDNRSTGAARTAPNPLGSNGRSLLSKLVYAPSANQRFKLTVEGNEDYASIDALSNVTASILSQRGRDHQTRARVSFGHEIDQLDAPLADDLQWQLYRQDSESLQRTDERRSNNTLRHMEHDFDQRLYGLQANLHKQVDQGSVVHDVSYGIDLSWSDTHEKRDGYAQNLKTGAISKTVGVETFPVRDFPVTETTKAGAYLQDEMRLADGRFSLIPGLRVDDYRLSPQVDAIFAVDNPGVAAEKVTDRNVSPKLGAIWRIDDAWSLYANYAHGFRAPPYNDVNIGFTNLQFGYTAIANPDLKPETSKGAELGLRYTAAAGYVGLSGYYNDYRDFIESYSFVGYNADGLMLYQSRNVDHVVIEGVEAKAGVDLGALAARWAGWSLHSSAAYARGDNKTDDAPLNSIDPLRGVFGLAYDRDSWGAQLVGTFVAKKKRPALASYYAPAGYATLDLLAHWNFTPGARLNVGVFNLADRRYIDWNNLPSATLASSAVLDRYTGAGRNVSVSLALDW; from the coding sequence ATGATCCGTACCGCTCCGCTCACCGGCGCGCTGTGGCTGGCCCTGGCTGGCTGCGCGCACGCCGCCCCCGCCGCCGATGCCGGCAGTTCCGCCACGCCGCGCGACTTCGACCGGCTGCAGGTCACCGCCACGCGCACCCAGCGCGCCATCGTCGAGGTGCCCAGCAGCGTCGATGTGATCGACCGCGAGCAGATGGACCGGGAGCTGGTGTACGACCTGAAGGATCTGCTGCGTTATACCCCCGGCGTCTCGGTCACCGGCAACAGCGGCCGCTTCAGCGGCATCGGCGGCATCCGCATCCGCGGCCTGGACGGCAACCGCGTGCTGATCCAGACCGACGGCATCCCGGTCGCGGACACCTTCAGCTTCGGCGGCTATCTCAACGCCAACCGCAACCTCGTTGACATGGAAACGCTCAAGCGGGTCGAGATCGTGCGCGGCCCGGCCAGCGCGATGTACGGCTCGGACGCGCTCGGCGGCGTGGTCGCCTACGTGACCAAGGATCCGGCCGACTACCTGGCGCCGGGCAAGGACAGCTACGTGGGCTTGAAGTTCGGCTACGAGAGCGAATGGGATGGCCTGTCCGCTGGCGCGCTGGTCGCGTTCGGCGGCGAGCGCTGGAGCGGCATGGCCGCGGTCAGCCACCGCCAGGGCCAGGAAACCGAGAACCAGAGCGACAACCGCAGCACCGGCGCGGCGCGCACCGCGCCCAATCCGCTCGGCAGCAACGGCCGCAGCCTGCTCAGCAAGCTGGTCTATGCGCCAAGTGCGAACCAGCGCTTCAAGCTGACCGTGGAAGGCAACGAGGACTACGCGAGCATCGATGCGCTGAGCAACGTCACCGCCAGCATCCTGTCGCAGCGCGGCCGCGACCACCAGACCCGCGCCCGCGTGTCGTTCGGGCACGAGATCGACCAGCTCGACGCGCCGCTCGCCGACGACCTGCAGTGGCAGCTGTACCGGCAGGACAGCGAGAGCCTGCAGCGCACCGACGAGCGCCGCAGCAACAACACCCTGCGGCACATGGAACACGACTTCGACCAGCGCCTGTACGGGCTGCAGGCCAACCTGCACAAGCAGGTGGACCAGGGCAGCGTGGTCCACGATGTCAGCTACGGCATCGACCTGTCGTGGAGCGACACCCACGAGAAGCGCGACGGCTACGCGCAGAACCTGAAGACCGGGGCGATCAGCAAGACCGTGGGCGTGGAGACGTTCCCGGTGCGCGATTTCCCGGTCACCGAGACCACCAAGGCCGGCGCCTACCTGCAGGACGAGATGCGCCTGGCCGACGGCCGCTTCAGCCTGATCCCGGGGCTGCGCGTGGATGACTACCGGCTCTCGCCGCAGGTCGATGCGATCTTCGCGGTCGACAACCCCGGCGTGGCCGCGGAGAAGGTCACCGACCGCAACGTCTCGCCCAAGCTCGGCGCGATCTGGCGCATCGACGACGCGTGGTCGCTGTACGCGAACTATGCGCACGGCTTCCGCGCGCCGCCGTACAACGATGTCAACATCGGCTTCACCAACCTGCAGTTCGGCTACACAGCGATCGCCAATCCGGACCTGAAGCCGGAGACCAGCAAGGGCGCCGAGCTCGGCCTGCGCTACACCGCCGCGGCCGGGTATGTCGGCCTGAGCGGCTACTACAACGATTACCGCGACTTCATCGAGTCCTACAGCTTCGTCGGCTACAACGCCGACGGCCTGATGCTGTACCAGTCGCGCAACGTCGACCACGTGGTGATCGAGGGCGTGGAGGCCAAGGCCGGGGTTGATTTGGGCGCGCTGGCCGCGCGCTGGGCCGGCTGGTCGCTGCATTCCAGCGCCGCGTACGCGCGCGGCGACAACAAGACCGACGACGCGCCGTTGAACTCGATCGATCCGCTGCGCGGCGTGTTCGGCCTGGCCTACGATCGCGACAGCTGGGGCGCGCAGCTGGTCGGCACCTTCGTGGCCAAGAAGAAGCGCCCGGCGCTGGCGAGCTACTACGCGCCGGCCGGCTACGCGACGCTGGACCTGCTCGCGCACTGGAACTTCACCCCCGGCGCCAGGCTCAACGTCGGCGTGTTCAACCTGGCCGATCGCCGCTACATCGACTGGAACAACCTGCCCAGCGCGACCCTGGCCAGCAGCGCGGTGCTCGACCGCTATACCGGCGCCGGGCGCAACGTCTCGGTCAGCCTGGCGCTGGACTGGTAG
- a CDS encoding Hemin transport protein: protein MRRASPACTDATRIAASAPLPRPAQLAALGTVLCLYRAQLGAELMGWNHALRVGAQLGVDSDGLLESLCFYDRQERCCWRLYLLPDSDFVAWDALLSALPAIHGGSADAGVAERLWRRVAGRLSGDNWRARALRLHASDGELAASVASVSPLGASIARRIARLEAAEGEVLVDDCCCARAGRPAARPDPERPWPLLRL, encoded by the coding sequence ATGCGCAGGGCCTCGCCAGCGTGTACCGACGCGACCCGGATCGCCGCATCCGCGCCGCTGCCGCGTCCGGCGCAGCTGGCGGCGCTGGGCACCGTGCTGTGCCTGTACCGCGCCCAGCTGGGCGCGGAACTGATGGGCTGGAACCACGCGCTGCGCGTCGGCGCGCAACTGGGCGTGGACAGCGACGGCTTGCTCGAGAGCCTGTGCTTCTACGATCGCCAGGAGCGCTGCTGCTGGCGCCTGTACCTGCTGCCGGACAGCGATTTCGTGGCCTGGGACGCCTTGCTGTCGGCGCTGCCGGCGATCCACGGCGGCAGTGCCGATGCCGGTGTCGCCGAACGCTTGTGGCGGCGCGTGGCCGGCCGCCTGAGCGGCGACAACTGGCGCGCGCGGGCGCTGCGCCTGCACGCTAGCGACGGCGAACTGGCGGCCAGCGTCGCCAGCGTGTCGCCGCTGGGCGCCAGCATCGCCCGGCGCATCGCGCGGCTGGAAGCGGCCGAAGGCGAAGTGCTGGTCGACGACTGCTGCTGCGCCCGCGCCGGCCGGCCCGCCGCGCGCCCCGATCCGGAGCGGCCATGGCCGCTGCTGCGCCTGTAA
- a CDS encoding DUF6607 family protein: MKSPLLFLLLLAGTRLAHAQDADPQRDRASILAMQGEYLVDFAFDETVLLKPGYERAPAMRSGANEVVIVVEDRPRKVVLQHLLVDSKSGHVTKHWRQDWSYEAPQRFEFSADQTWQVRPLAAAATRGAWTQCVYEVSDAPRYCGTGRWDYADGHPTWTSDLSWRPLPRREYTKRSDYNALAVINRHTLTPAGWTHEQFNTKVLRKPDGSQQPIAREFGFNDYVKTSDVDFKPAYAYWKATQGYWAKVRAHWDASLGKPPGVHLKSKLDGMAMIVPLFDQAEAVQQGKPVADARVAAVFAQWVEPAPAER, translated from the coding sequence ATGAAATCACCGCTCCTGTTCCTGCTCCTGCTCGCCGGTACCCGCCTCGCCCACGCCCAGGACGCCGATCCGCAGCGCGACCGCGCCAGCATCCTGGCGATGCAGGGCGAGTACCTGGTCGATTTCGCCTTCGACGAGACCGTGCTGCTCAAGCCCGGCTACGAGCGCGCGCCGGCGATGCGCAGCGGCGCCAACGAAGTGGTGATCGTGGTCGAGGACCGCCCGCGCAAGGTGGTGCTGCAGCATCTGCTGGTCGACAGCAAGAGCGGCCACGTGACCAAGCACTGGCGCCAGGACTGGAGCTACGAGGCGCCTCAGCGGTTCGAATTCAGCGCCGACCAGACCTGGCAGGTGCGCCCGCTCGCCGCCGCGGCGACCCGCGGCGCCTGGACCCAGTGCGTGTACGAAGTCAGCGACGCGCCGCGCTACTGCGGCACCGGCCGCTGGGACTACGCCGACGGCCACCCGACCTGGACCAGCGACCTGAGCTGGCGTCCGCTGCCGCGGCGCGAATACACCAAGCGCAGCGACTACAACGCGCTGGCGGTGATCAACCGGCATACGCTGACCCCGGCCGGCTGGACCCACGAACAGTTCAACACCAAGGTGCTGCGCAAGCCGGACGGCAGCCAGCAGCCGATCGCGCGCGAATTCGGCTTCAACGACTACGTCAAGACCAGCGATGTCGACTTCAAACCCGCCTACGCCTACTGGAAGGCGACGCAGGGCTATTGGGCCAAGGTGCGCGCGCACTGGGACGCGTCCCTTGGCAAGCCGCCGGGCGTGCACCTGAAGAGCAAGCTCGACGGCATGGCGATGATCGTGCCGCTGTTCGATCAGGCCGAGGCGGTGCAGCAGGGCAAGCCGGTGGCCGATGCCAGGGTCGCCGCGGTGTTCGCGCAATGGGTGGAGCCGGCGCCCGCCGAGCGTTGA
- a CDS encoding endonuclease, with the protein MLARNGVPYLACILAETRSDPYYIATAPTPQALDGLGRSLRERNNVRGQTEDPVAILAVWYEECENEVAALLRAAEISRLSHCWQRGLIESRNPQWLDLSGLSIGFPLIVTLPEHKGLSYHLVTDL; encoded by the coding sequence ATGCTCGCCCGCAACGGCGTGCCGTACCTGGCATGCATCCTGGCCGAGACCCGCAGCGACCCGTACTACATCGCCACCGCACCGACCCCGCAGGCGCTGGATGGGCTGGGCAGAAGCCTGCGCGAGCGCAACAACGTGCGCGGGCAAACGGAAGACCCGGTCGCGATTCTTGCGGTGTGGTACGAGGAGTGCGAGAACGAAGTCGCCGCGTTGCTGCGGGCCGCGGAGATCTCCCGGCTCAGCCACTGCTGGCAGCGCGGCCTGATCGAGTCGCGCAATCCGCAATGGTTGGACCTGAGCGGGCTGTCCATCGGCTTCCCGCTGATCGTCACCCTGCCCGAGCACAAGGGCTTGAGCTACCACCTGGTGACCGACCTGTAG
- a CDS encoding ABC transporter substrate-binding protein, which yields MTAFDSPAFLAAALLAIALLHGQPVQAEDRLRIAEQYGIVYLLLDMAQAQKLIEKHGKAAGIVSAVETVQLSGGAAANDALLSASIDAAAAGVGPLFTLWDRTRGRQNVHGVA from the coding sequence ATGACTGCTTTCGATTCGCCCGCTTTCCTGGCCGCCGCGCTGCTCGCCATCGCGCTGCTGCATGGCCAGCCCGTGCAGGCCGAAGACCGGCTGCGCATCGCCGAGCAATACGGCATCGTCTACCTGCTGCTGGACATGGCCCAGGCGCAGAAGCTGATCGAGAAGCACGGCAAGGCCGCCGGCATCGTCAGCGCAGTGGAGACCGTGCAGCTGTCCGGCGGCGCGGCCGCCAACGATGCGCTGCTGTCCGCTTCGATCGACGCGGCCGCCGCCGGCGTCGGCCCGCTGTTCACGCTGTGGGACCGCACCCGCGGCCGCCAGAACGTGCACGGCGTGGCCTGA
- a CDS encoding TauD/TfdA dioxygenase family protein: MAFSRRFGPLQLHVLRPFQLPEQPEVLVASNVKENGQPIGLGDAGHCWHSDLSYKPTPSLGSMLLAQELPAEGAATPRSSTSTWPGTRCRRNCSAVDGRLAKYEERRARNPWRPALTQAQIDAVAPVRHPVVRTHPQTGRRALFVGEPFTTRIVGLPQHESDALLQALLHTQRRSAGLPASLAGARHGVLGQPLGHPPGRRHPGPAAPAPAPHHHRRRRAVLSQRLHQHSAYDAVPQRRPPPQRSDA; this comes from the coding sequence GTGGCCTTCAGTCGCCGCTTCGGCCCGCTGCAGCTCCACGTGCTGCGCCCGTTCCAGTTGCCCGAGCAACCGGAAGTGCTGGTGGCGTCCAACGTCAAGGAGAACGGCCAGCCGATCGGGCTGGGCGACGCCGGGCACTGCTGGCACTCGGACCTGTCGTACAAGCCGACCCCGAGCCTGGGCTCGATGCTGCTGGCGCAGGAGTTGCCAGCCGAGGGGGCGGCGACACCTCGTTCGTCAACCAGCACCTGGCCTGGGACACGCTGCCGCCGGAACTGCAGCGCGGTCGACGGGCGCCTGGCCAAGTACGAGGAACGGCGTGCGCGCAATCCGTGGCGCCCGGCGCTGACCCAGGCGCAGATCGACGCGGTGGCGCCGGTGCGCCACCCGGTCGTGCGCACCCATCCGCAAACCGGGCGCCGCGCGCTGTTCGTCGGCGAGCCTTTCACCACCCGCATCGTCGGCCTGCCGCAGCACGAAAGCGATGCGCTGCTGCAGGCGCTGTTGCACACACAGCGCCGATCCGCTGGTCTACCGGCATCGCTGGCAGGCGCACGACATGGTGTACTGGGACAACCGCTCGGCCACCCACCTGGCCGGCGGCACCCCGGACCAGCTGCGCCGGCGCCTGCACCGCACCACCATCGAAGGCGACGTGCCGTTCTAAGCCAACGCCTACACCAACACAGCGCATACGACGCTGTCCCGCAACGTCGCCCTCCCCCGCAACGGAGCGACGCATGA
- a CDS encoding S1 family peptidase, which produces MKWVLAFCLLVVSAAAGAVIIRADVEDAGYRVPTSALPALVDLPGEGQGVLIAPQWVVTAAHAAPMQRQGMDEQVSIGGAAREVKRVVTYPGYEKLPDRLIQEALSTGDLSKLAAFLASSNDIALIQLASPVTDVAPIALYRGDQEVGMTAELVGKGASGNGSAGQELRSPHRTVLRHAFNVIVGADQRYVWYRFDSPPSALPLEGITGSGDSGGPLLIGDGSSRRLIGLASWSKYPPDHPFWKTWTPDRPFVEGLYGQIVHAVRISRYIPWIESVISASAGPRPQQQAAEANSPSSAVATRTPDL; this is translated from the coding sequence ATGAAGTGGGTTCTCGCTTTTTGCCTCTTGGTGGTCTCGGCTGCGGCCGGCGCCGTGATCATCAGGGCGGACGTGGAGGATGCCGGCTATCGGGTCCCGACGTCGGCGTTGCCCGCCCTGGTCGACTTGCCTGGTGAGGGACAGGGCGTTCTGATCGCGCCGCAATGGGTGGTAACCGCCGCGCACGCGGCGCCCATGCAGAGGCAAGGCATGGACGAGCAAGTCTCCATCGGCGGCGCGGCACGCGAGGTCAAACGTGTCGTGACCTATCCCGGCTACGAGAAACTGCCCGACCGGCTGATCCAGGAGGCCCTGTCAACCGGCGACCTCTCCAAGTTGGCCGCCTTTCTCGCATCGTCCAACGATATCGCGCTGATCCAGCTCGCATCGCCGGTGACGGATGTGGCCCCCATCGCGCTCTATCGCGGCGACCAGGAAGTGGGAATGACCGCCGAACTGGTGGGCAAGGGCGCCTCGGGCAATGGCAGCGCGGGACAGGAACTCCGCAGCCCGCATCGCACCGTCCTGCGCCACGCCTTCAACGTGATCGTCGGCGCCGACCAGCGCTATGTCTGGTATCGGTTCGACTCGCCACCGTCCGCCCTGCCGCTCGAGGGCATCACCGGAAGCGGCGACAGCGGCGGTCCCCTGCTGATCGGCGACGGGAGTTCGAGGCGCCTGATCGGCCTGGCGTCCTGGAGCAAATACCCGCCGGATCATCCCTTCTGGAAGACATGGACACCGGATCGTCCATTCGTGGAAGGCCTCTACGGTCAGATTGTGCATGCCGTGCGCATCTCTCGCTACATCCCATGGATAGAAAGCGTGATCTCCGCATCTGCCGGTCCCCGTCCCCAGCAGCAGGCAGCGGAGGCCAACAGCCCATCCAGCGCAGTCGCTACGCGAACCCCTGATCTCTGA